From the genome of Desulfurobacteriaceae bacterium:
TAAGGAGGTAAGCTTCAGTTTACATGACTTGATAGTAAGTCTAATTCCTCCAAACATTTTTAAAGCTCTTACTGAGTTTGATGTTTTACCAGTCATAGTATCAACTATTCTGTTTTCCTTAGCTCTCCTATCTATAGAACGAGAAAGGAAGTTAAAACTCCATTCTATAATCTCTGAGCTAGATGTAGCTTTGTTAAAGCTTACCGAATGGATAATTAACTTTGCCCCAGTAGGTATATTTTCACTGATTGCTACGAAAATTGCTTCCTTAGGTGGGGCAAAGGCAATAGTACCTGTTATCATCTCGCTTAGTAAATATGTTCTAACTGTTCTTTTGGCTTTATTTATTCATGCTGCAATTGTTTTACCTTTTCTCTACTATCTATTAACAGGTAAAAATCCTTACTCTTTCGTAGCAAAGGTTAAAGAAGCTCTTTTAACTGCCTTTGCGACAGCTTCTTCTTCTGCTACGCTTCCTATTACCTTAAAAAGCGTTGAATCAGCAGGAGTTAAAAGAACTATAGCAGAATTTACTTTACCCTTAGGTGCCACCATTAATATGGATGGAACAGCCCTTTACGAAGCGGTGGCTGTTATATTTTTGGCAGAAGCTTACGGTATGGATCTTTCTCTTTCTCACTATCTGATTATCTTTTTAACTGCAACCTTAGCTGCTATAGGAGCGGCAGGAATCCCTGAAGCAGGTCTTGTAACAATGGTTTTGGTTCTTCAAGCTGTGGGTGTTCCACAAGAAGCAGTGGGACTTATTCTAGCTATTGATTGGTTTTTAGACAGGTGTAGAACCTCGGTAAACGTTTTAGGAGACGCTATGGGAGCAGCTATTGTTGACAGATATACTAAGAAAAGTTTTTAAAGAGAAATAGTAGGAGGAACAAAATGATTGGTTTTCTTATCGATTTAGAAGGAACTCTTGTTAAAGATAAAAGCTATACTCCAATACCAGAGGCGCTAGAATTTACTCATTTTTTAGATGAAAAAGGTATTCCTTGGATAGTTGCTACCAACAACTCAACCGAAAAACCTAAAAAGTTGATAGAGATTTTAAACTCTAAAGGATTTAATGTAGATGAAAGTAAGGTAATCACTCCAAGTCTTTTAGCCTCTAACTTCCTTAAGAAAGAGAATGTTAAATCTATTTACTTTCTTGGAACTGAAAAAATAAAAGAGTTTTTCCAAGAGGAAGGTTTTGAAGTCAGAAACGATTATAAAGTTGATGCTGTAGTTGTTGGAAGGGATAGAGAAATTAATTATGCTAAGTTAAAAGTAGCTACATCCGCTCTTGTTGTTAACGATGCTAAGCTTTTTTCTTTCCATATGAATAGACTTATACTTGATCCTGATGGACTTGTTGGTCCAAGCGTTGGAGCAATAGCTGCTGCCCTTTCTTACGCATCTGGAAAAGCGGTTACATCTTTCGGAAAACCTTCAAGGGAATACTTTGAAAGAGCTTTTGAATTACTTGGAATAAAGGATGTAAGTAAAATCTATATGGTTAGTGATGACCCATTCACGGATCTTGCTGAAGGTAAAAAAGTTACTGGCTTTAAAACGGTCTTTGTCTTAAGTGGAAAGTATAAAGACAAAACCATTTTGGAAAAAATAGATAAGGATCTTCATCCAGACTATGTTTTTCTTCACATTGGAGAGTGTAAAAAGTTTTTGGAAGGTTAAAAGATGCTAAAAAGAATTAAACTCTATATGGAAATGATAAAAGTTGAACATACCGTTTTTGCTCTTCCTTTTGCTTTAACTAGCAGCCTTATTGCTGCAAATGGTTTTCCCATCCTTTACCAAATTTTTTGGATCGTTTTAGCCCTATTTGGAGCAAGAACGGCAGCTATGAGCCTTAATCGTTTAATAGATGCAGAAATTGACGCTAAGAACCCAAGAACAGCAGATAGACACATTCCAAAAGGACTTGTTAAAAAAACGGAAGCAGCACTTTTGGCAATTGTTGGATTTCTTTTAATGGTATTTAGCGCTTATAAGCTAAATCCTTTGGCTTTGAAGCTCTCACCTATAGCAATCTTTGTTCTTGTTCTTTACTCCTTTACAAAACGGTTTACTTATCTTTGCCATATAGTTCTTGGAATAGCCGTTGCCTTAGCACCTCTTGGGGCATGGGTGGCAGTTAAAGGAGATGTCTCCTTAAGTGCAATTTTAATTTCTCTTTCTGTTGCTCTTTGGGTAGCAGGGTTTGACATTATCTACGCTCTTCAAGATGTTGAATTTGATAGGAGAGAGGGATTGTACTCTATACCTGCTGTTTTGGGAGAAGAAAAGGCATTAATTCTTTCTAAGTTGTTCCACCTTTTAACCCTTTTAGCATTAATTACGGTTGGTATCCTAGAAAATTTAGGTCTTTTTTACTACTTGGGATTGGTAATGTCAGCAATTTTAATGGCTAAAGAACATAGGATAATTTCTAAAGATAGAAGTAAGATAGACTACGCTTTTTTTAACCTTAATGGATACATAAGTTTAACGATTTTCTTTTTTACCATGCTTAACTACATATGGAAGATAGAATGGAGCTTTTCAAGTATCTAATTTCTACTTTAATAGTCGTTGATCCAATATTTGCTGCAATAGTTGTTGCAAGTTTGATTCAAAGTCAGAAAGAAATAGAAAAGGTTGCCTTTAGAACATCTATGACAGTTTTAGTAGCATTTATAGTAACTATGGTTGCAGGAGAGAAGTTTTTAAAGCTAATAGGAGTAAACATCTTCAGTATAAAAATCTTTGGAGGACTAATTCTTTTACATATGGCTTTTCAAATGCTTCAGGCAAATCCACCTAGAACTAAACATACCCAGGAAGAAGGCGAAGCTGCAATGGAAAAAGAGGACATTTCTATAATTCCTCTAGGAATTCCTATTCTTTTTGGACCGGGAGCTTTTACCACTGTTTTAATTTTTAAAGAAGAAACTAGATCTATATTGGAAGAACTGTCTTTATTATTGGCACTTCTTATATCAGTAGTTATCATATATTTTACTCTTAAAAATGCAGGTATCTTTGCTAAAAAATTGGGAACAACAGGGGTGAATGTTAGTGTTAGAGTATTTGGACTTTTTGTTGGTGCCCTAGGTTCCCAATTTGTCGTAGATGGAGTAAAACATCTCTGGATACAAGGGTGATAAGATGAAGGTGGTTTTACAGAGAGTTTTGAGTGGAAAAGTTGTAGTAGCTGGTGAAACTGTAGGAGAGATTAAACATGGACTAGCTGTTTTAGTAGGATTTGAAAAAGGAGATATTAATTCCTATGTAGACAAAATGGTGGATAAAATCGTTAACTTGCGTATTTTTGAAGATTCTACTGGAAAGATGAACTTGTCATTAAAAGACGTTAACGGATCTTTGCTCGTTGTACCAAACTTTACTCTGGCAGCTGACTGTAGAAAAGGGAGAAGACCAAGTTTTCAATCTTCAGAAGACCCAGATAAAGCAGAAGAGATGTTTAAACGTTTCATTGAAAAATGTAAAGAATATGGGATAGAAGTACAGACGGGAATATTTGGTGCTGATATGAAGGTTCATATTGTAAATGACGGTCCCGTTACTTTCATACTAGATAGTAAAGACTTTTCTTAAAGGGGAATAGATGAATTCCATATTAAGTCGCTTAGTGGACTTATTACCGTTGTGGCTTCATAGTGAGTTGATCTTATTTATTTTGTTTTTTGTCCTTTCTTTAATCTCCCTGAAATCCCACAGATTATTAAAGAAAATTCTTCTAAAGATTTTTTTGAAGGACAGTAAACTTTCTGAAATAGAAAAACTCGTTATAAAGGTCTCTATTTGGATTTCTTACTTCTGGGCACTTTTCTTTCTCAACTTGTCAATTTTACAAATTCCACTTCCACAAAAAGCTTTAGGCATAATTGATAAAGTTTTCTTTATCCTTTACGTAGGAATTATTTCATTTGTACTAATCAAAGTTTTGGAGATTGTTCTAGAGAAGTTTTCAAACAGTATGAAGAAGAAAGTTTCCCTTTCTGAAGCTCCTTTAGTTGATACTTACTATTCAATGATTTCAAAACTCATTAACATCTTTGTTTTTACAATAGGATTTATAGTAGTTCTAGACCACCTTGGGCTTAACGTTACCTCGTTAGTTGCTTCTTTAGGAGTGGGTTCTCTTGCTGTAGGTCTTGCAGCACAGGATACTATAAAGAATTTTATTTCTGGTGTTCTTTTAGTAACCGATAGACAGTTTAGAATAGGAGATAGAGTATATCTAAAAGATATAGATGTTGAAGGTTATGTTTACGATATAGGTCTTAGAACAACGAAAATCTTAACGATTACAGGAAACAACCTTATAACAATTCCAAACTCAAAACTTACCGAGGGAATAATAGAAAACTCTCTATATCCTGATCCAAGAGTGAAAGATTTTGTAGAAGTTGGAGTTTCTTATGGTACGGATGT
Proteins encoded in this window:
- a CDS encoding dicarboxylate/amino acid:cation symporter, whose protein sequence is MHNKRFLFFMVAGVILGFLVGGYLEDFALATSFIGELFLNALKMVVLPLIIISIANSILNMETINRFKQLGTKILLYYIITTSIAVSIGIFTVVLIKPGEDISLKTEIPFNKEVSFSLHDLIVSLIPPNIFKALTEFDVLPVIVSTILFSLALLSIERERKLKLHSIISELDVALLKLTEWIINFAPVGIFSLIATKIASLGGAKAIVPVIISLSKYVLTVLLALFIHAAIVLPFLYYLLTGKNPYSFVAKVKEALLTAFATASSSATLPITLKSVESAGVKRTIAEFTLPLGATINMDGTALYEAVAVIFLAEAYGMDLSLSHYLIIFLTATLAAIGAAGIPEAGLVTMVLVLQAVGVPQEAVGLILAIDWFLDRCRTSVNVLGDAMGAAIVDRYTKKSF
- a CDS encoding HAD-IIA family hydrolase, which encodes MIGFLIDLEGTLVKDKSYTPIPEALEFTHFLDEKGIPWIVATNNSTEKPKKLIEILNSKGFNVDESKVITPSLLASNFLKKENVKSIYFLGTEKIKEFFQEEGFEVRNDYKVDAVVVGRDREINYAKLKVATSALVVNDAKLFSFHMNRLILDPDGLVGPSVGAIAAALSYASGKAVTSFGKPSREYFERAFELLGIKDVSKIYMVSDDPFTDLAEGKKVTGFKTVFVLSGKYKDKTILEKIDKDLHPDYVFLHIGECKKFLEG
- a CDS encoding UbiA-like polyprenyltransferase gives rise to the protein MLKRIKLYMEMIKVEHTVFALPFALTSSLIAANGFPILYQIFWIVLALFGARTAAMSLNRLIDAEIDAKNPRTADRHIPKGLVKKTEAALLAIVGFLLMVFSAYKLNPLALKLSPIAIFVLVLYSFTKRFTYLCHIVLGIAVALAPLGAWVAVKGDVSLSAILISLSVALWVAGFDIIYALQDVEFDRREGLYSIPAVLGEEKALILSKLFHLLTLLALITVGILENLGLFYYLGLVMSAILMAKEHRIISKDRSKIDYAFFNLNGYISLTIFFFTMLNYIWKIEWSFSSI
- a CDS encoding MarC family protein, which encodes MELFKYLISTLIVVDPIFAAIVVASLIQSQKEIEKVAFRTSMTVLVAFIVTMVAGEKFLKLIGVNIFSIKIFGGLILLHMAFQMLQANPPRTKHTQEEGEAAMEKEDISIIPLGIPILFGPGAFTTVLIFKEETRSILEELSLLLALLISVVIIYFTLKNAGIFAKKLGTTGVNVSVRVFGLFVGALGSQFVVDGVKHLWIQG
- the dtd gene encoding D-aminoacyl-tRNA deacylase; the encoded protein is MKVVLQRVLSGKVVVAGETVGEIKHGLAVLVGFEKGDINSYVDKMVDKIVNLRIFEDSTGKMNLSLKDVNGSLLVVPNFTLAADCRKGRRPSFQSSEDPDKAEEMFKRFIEKCKEYGIEVQTGIFGADMKVHIVNDGPVTFILDSKDFS
- a CDS encoding mechanosensitive ion channel domain-containing protein; protein product: MKDSKLSEIEKLVIKVSIWISYFWALFFLNLSILQIPLPQKALGIIDKVFFILYVGIISFVLIKVLEIVLEKFSNSMKKKVSLSEAPLVDTYYSMISKLINIFVFTIGFIVVLDHLGLNVTSLVASLGVGSLAVGLAAQDTIKNFISGVLLVTDRQFRIGDRVYLKDIDVEGYVYDIGLRTTKILTITGNNLITIPNSKLTEGIIENSLYPDPRVKDFVEVGVSYGTDVERVKELLLKATEGVKGIIKDPPPAVFFTQFGDSALVFKLIYYVEKKDLAFEIKSILHERITNLFRENNIEIPYPQSDVWFRNPLKVKIEDGEETL